One genomic region from Chiloscyllium plagiosum isolate BGI_BamShark_2017 chromosome 21, ASM401019v2, whole genome shotgun sequence encodes:
- the LOC122560512 gene encoding uncharacterized protein LOC122560512 isoform X3, with protein sequence MKGKRVTRETLVRLKDQQDRLCVEPQEINGIATFASDELIPGMRLPRSDEQGGPQSFAPLKRTQQLHSKYAKCKNEVGEPLVPPSSPADIVWWETADSHGVIEMYNMETDPSVQLVHAVGYSTSSVTSAIIITYARKQSLLAQTPPLEFAVHSIQLGDWVLVKSWTETKLQPDLERPYQALLTTETAIRMAGKGWTHYTRVKGPVESPVEEEVWTAESTEAPLKLKLKRL encoded by the exons AtgaagggcaaaagggtaactagggagacactAGTGcgtcttaaagatcaacaagatcgtttatgtgtggagccacaggag ATCAATGGGATTGCAACTTTCGCCAGTGATGAGCTGATCCCGGGGATGAGATTACCTCGTTCTGATGAGCAGGGTGGCCCACAATCTTTCGCTCCCTTGAAAAGGACACAGCAGCTCCATAGTAAATACGCGAAGTGCAAGAATGAGGTGGGAGAACCGCTGGTACCTCCGAGTTCACCAGCTGACATTGTTTGGTGGGAGACTGCcgacagtcatggagtcatagagatgtacaacatggaaacagatccttcggtccaacttgtccatgctgtggGATATAGCacaagcagtgttacttctgcaatcataattacttatgcaag gaaacagagtttattggcacagactccgccccttgaattcgcTGTTCATTCGATTCAACTgggagattgggtcttagtaaaatcatggacagagactaaa TTGCAACCGGACTTGGAAaggccgtaccaggctcttttgaccacTGAAACAGCGATAAGAATGGCGgggaaaggctggactcactacactcgggtcaaagggccagtggaatctccagttgaggaagaagtctggacagccgaatcaacggaAGCACCACTGAAACTCaagctaaagagactttga
- the LOC122560512 gene encoding uncharacterized protein LOC122560512 isoform X2, producing MKGKRVTRETLVRLKDQQDRLCVEPQEINGIATFASDELIPGMRLPRSDEQGGPQSFAPLKRTQQLHSKYAKCKNEVGEPLVPPSSPADIVWWETADSHGVIEMYNMETDPSVQLVHAVGYSTSSVTSAIIITYARKQSLLAQTPPLEFAVHSIQLGDWVLVKSWTETKLQPDLERPYQALLTTETAIRMAGKGWTHYTRVKGPVESPVEEEVWTAESTEAPLKLKLKRL from the exons AtgaagggcaaaagggtaactagggagacactAGTGcgtcttaaagatcaacaagatcgtttatgtgtggagccacaggag ATCAATGGGATTGCAACTTTCGCCAGTGATGAGCTGATCCCGGGGATGAGATTACCTCGTTCTGATGAGCAGGGTGGCCCACAATCTTTCGCTCCCTTGAAAAGGACACAGCAGCTCCATAGTAAATACGCGAAGTGCAAGAATGAGGTGGGAGAACCGCTGGTACCTCCGAGTTCACCAGCTGACATTGTTTGGTGGGAGACTGCcgacagtcatggagtcatagagatgtacaacatggaaacagatccttcggtccaacttgtccatgctgtggGATATAGCacaagcagtgttacttctgcaatcataattacttatgcaag gaaacagagtttattggcacagactccgccccttgaattcgcTGTTCATTCGATTCAACTgggagattgggtcttagtaaaatcatggacagagactaaattgcaaccGGACTTGGAAag gccgtaccaggctcttttgaccacTGAAACAGCGATAAGAATGGCGgggaaaggctggactcactacactcgggtcaaagggccagtggaatctccagttgaggaagaagtctggacagccgaatcaacggaAGCACCACTGAAACTCaagctaaagagactttga
- the LOC122560512 gene encoding uncharacterized protein LOC122560512 isoform X1, with protein MKGKRVTRETLVRLKDQQDRLCVEPQEINGIATFASDELIPGMRLPRSDEQGGPQSFAPLKRTQQLHSKYAKCKNEVGEPLVPPSSPADIVWWETADSHGVIEMYNMETDPSVQLVHAVGYSTSSVTSAIIITYARKQSLLAQTPPLEFAVHSIQLGDWVLVKSWTETKLQPDLERPYQALLTTETAIRMAGKGWTHYTRVKGPVESPVEEEVWTAESTEAPLKLKLKRL; from the exons AtgaagggcaaaagggtaactagggagacactAGTGcgtcttaaagatcaacaagatcgtttatgtgtggagccacaggag ATCAATGGGATTGCAACTTTCGCCAGTGATGAGCTGATCCCGGGGATGAGATTACCTCGTTCTGATGAGCAGGGTGGCCCACAATCTTTCGCTCCCTTGAAAAGGACACAGCAGCTCCATAGTAAATACGCGAAGTGCAAGAATGAGGTGGGAGAACCGCTGGTACCTCCGAGTTCACCAGCTGACATTGTTTGGTGGGAGACTGCcgacagtcatggagtcatagagatgtacaacatggaaacagatccttcggtccaacttgtccatgctgtggGATATAGCacaagcagtgttacttctgcaatcataattacttatgcaag gaaacagagtttattggcacagactccgccccttgaattcgcTGTTCATTCGATTCAACTgggagattgggtcttagtaaaatcatggacagagactaaattgcaaccGGACTTGGAAaggccgtaccaggctcttttgaccacTGAAACAGCAATAAGAATGGCGgggaaaggctggactcactacactcgggtcaaagggccagtggaatctccagttgaggaagaagtctggacagccgaatcaacggaAGCACCACTGAAACTCaagctaaagagactttga
- the LOC122560512 gene encoding uncharacterized protein LOC122560512 isoform X4 yields the protein MRLPRSDEQGGPQSFAPLKRTQQLHSKYAKCKNEVGEPLVPPSSPADIVWWETADSHGVIEMYNMETDPSVQLVHAVGYSTSSVTSAIIITYARKQSLLAQTPPLEFAVHSIQLGDWVLVKSWTETKLQPDLERPYQALLTTETAIRMAGKGWTHYTRVKGPVESPVEEEVWTAESTEAPLKLKLKRL from the exons ATGAGATTACCTCGTTCTGATGAGCAGGGTGGCCCACAATCTTTCGCTCCCTTGAAAAGGACACAGCAGCTCCATAGTAAATACGCGAAGTGCAAGAATGAGGTGGGAGAACCGCTGGTACCTCCGAGTTCACCAGCTGACATTGTTTGGTGGGAGACTGCcgacagtcatggagtcatagagatgtacaacatggaaacagatccttcggtccaacttgtccatgctgtggGATATAGCacaagcagtgttacttctgcaatcataattacttatgcaag gaaacagagtttattggcacagactccgccccttgaattcgcTGTTCATTCGATTCAACTgggagattgggtcttagtaaaatcatggacagagactaaattgcaaccGGACTTGGAAaggccgtaccaggctcttttgaccacTGAAACAGCAATAAGAATGGCGgggaaaggctggactcactacactcgggtcaaagggccagtggaatctccagttgaggaagaagtctggacagccgaatcaacggaAGCACCACTGAAACTCaagctaaagagactttga